The [Actinobacillus] rossii genome contains a region encoding:
- the accC gene encoding acetyl-CoA carboxylase biotin carboxylase subunit, translating to MLEKVVIANRGEIALRILRACKELGIKTVAVHSTADRDLKHVLLADETVCIGPAPSVKSYLNVPAIIAAAEVTGADAIHPGYGFLSENADFAEQVERSGFTFIGPTADVIRLMGDKVSAINAMKKAGVPCVPGSDGPLGADMAKNREIAKRIGFPVIIKASGGGGGRGMRVVRDVESLEESIAMTKAEAKAAFNNDMVYMEKYLENPRHVEIQIIADTHGNAVYLAERDCSMQRRHQKVVEEAPAPGITEEVRRDIGQRCANACVEIGYRGAGTFEFLYENGEFYFIEMNTRIQVEHPVTEMITGVDLVKEQLRVAAGLPLSFKQEDIKVKGHAIECRINAEDPKTFLPSPGKIVHLHAPGGLGIRWDSHVYGGYTVPPHYDSMIAKLIAYGDTRESAIRRMQNALSETIIDGIKTNIPLHNLILEDENFQKGGTNIHYLEKKLGIS from the coding sequence ATGTTAGAAAAAGTGGTTATTGCCAACCGCGGTGAAATCGCATTGCGTATTTTACGCGCATGTAAAGAACTGGGTATCAAAACTGTCGCCGTACATTCAACGGCAGACCGTGATTTGAAACACGTATTATTGGCAGATGAAACGGTGTGTATTGGTCCGGCTCCATCAGTAAAAAGCTACTTAAATGTTCCAGCTATTATTGCGGCAGCGGAAGTCACTGGGGCAGATGCAATTCATCCAGGTTATGGCTTTTTATCTGAAAATGCTGATTTTGCTGAACAAGTTGAACGTTCTGGCTTTACTTTTATTGGTCCAACCGCGGATGTGATCCGTTTAATGGGGGATAAGGTTTCAGCGATCAATGCGATGAAGAAAGCGGGTGTGCCTTGCGTGCCTGGTTCGGATGGTCCATTAGGTGCAGATATGGCAAAAAACAGAGAAATTGCAAAACGTATCGGTTTCCCTGTGATTATTAAGGCATCTGGTGGCGGTGGCGGTCGTGGTATGCGTGTAGTACGTGATGTTGAAAGTCTTGAAGAATCGATCGCGATGACAAAAGCCGAGGCGAAAGCGGCGTTTAACAACGATATGGTGTATATGGAAAAATACTTGGAAAATCCACGCCATGTTGAAATTCAAATTATTGCAGATACTCACGGTAACGCGGTTTATCTCGCTGAACGTGATTGTTCAATGCAACGTCGCCATCAAAAAGTCGTAGAAGAAGCACCCGCACCAGGGATTACAGAAGAAGTCCGTCGTGATATCGGACAACGTTGTGCAAATGCTTGCGTAGAAATTGGTTATCGTGGTGCAGGTACCTTTGAGTTCTTATACGAAAATGGTGAATTTTATTTCATTGAAATGAATACGCGTATTCAAGTTGAACATCCAGTAACAGAAATGATTACAGGTGTTGACTTAGTTAAAGAGCAATTACGTGTCGCAGCAGGTCTTCCATTGTCATTCAAACAAGAAGATATTAAAGTAAAAGGCCACGCTATTGAATGTCGTATTAATGCAGAAGATCCAAAAACATTTTTACCTTCACCGGGTAAAATTGTTCACTTGCATGCGCCAGGCGGTCTAGGTATCCGTTGGGATTCTCATGTGTACGGTGGATATACTGTGCCACCGCATTACGACTCAATGATTGCAAAATTAATTGCTTATGGTGATACGCGTGAGAGTGCAATTCGTCGTATGCAAAATGCATTATCTGAAACGATTATTGACGGGATTAAAACTAATATCCCATTGCATAATTTAATTTTAGAAGATGAAAACTTTCAAAAAGGCGGAACAAATATTCACTATCTTGAGAAGAAATTGGGTATTTCATAA
- the dsbB gene encoding disulfide bond formation protein DsbB: MLQFLKDWSIKRSGWLLLLISAVGLELTALYFQHGMALQPCVMCIYERIAVLGIAFAGFIGCLAPHFLVVRLFALAIGLWGAIKGLLIALEHMDLQMNPAPWKICPIIPNFPQTLPLHEWFPFIFKPTGSCSEISWQWLGLTMVQWLVVAFSIYTLVLVLVLLSQIKKNTHNRDIFH, from the coding sequence ATGTTACAATTTTTAAAAGATTGGTCAATTAAGCGTTCAGGTTGGTTGTTATTGCTGATTAGTGCTGTAGGTCTAGAATTGACCGCACTTTATTTCCAACATGGTATGGCACTTCAACCTTGTGTCATGTGTATTTATGAACGTATTGCCGTGCTAGGTATTGCATTCGCGGGATTTATTGGCTGTCTTGCACCACATTTTCTTGTTGTGCGCTTATTTGCCCTTGCTATCGGTTTATGGGGGGCGATTAAAGGTTTACTGATTGCCCTTGAACATATGGATTTACAGATGAATCCGGCACCGTGGAAAATTTGCCCAATTATTCCCAACTTTCCACAAACGTTACCTTTGCACGAATGGTTTCCATTCATCTTTAAACCAACTGGTTCATGTAGTGAAATCAGCTGGCAATGGTTAGGGCTGACCATGGTACAATGGCTTGTAGTGGCTTTTTCCATTTATACTTTAGTGTTGGTTTTGGTGTTACTTAGCCAAATAAAGAAAAACACACATAATCGTGACATTTTTCATTAA
- the fadR gene encoding fatty acid metabolism regulator: MTNSADPILKARSPAALAEEYIIKSIWANHFPAGSALPAERELAERIGVTRTTLREVLQRLSRDGWLTIQHGKPTHVNNVWETSGLNILEVLINLDSTLSPILIANVLSARTNLATIYVPRAFKIAPKESLALFQNYDKLPDEPQAYVDFDYAIFRNLTFVSKNPIYGLVLNSLKGLYTRVGMVYFALPEARTLAVDFYGKLAKLGEEQRFNEIVECIREYGRSSGTIYAALQDQLIEAMIQQG, from the coding sequence ATGACTAATTCAGCCGACCCTATTCTTAAAGCGCGTAGCCCAGCAGCTCTTGCAGAAGAGTATATTATTAAGAGCATTTGGGCGAACCATTTCCCCGCGGGTTCTGCACTTCCAGCAGAACGTGAGCTTGCTGAACGCATTGGCGTAACACGCACTACCTTGCGTGAAGTTTTACAACGTTTATCTCGTGATGGTTGGCTTACTATTCAACATGGTAAACCAACCCATGTTAATAATGTGTGGGAAACTTCGGGCTTGAATATTCTAGAAGTGCTAATCAATCTCGATAGCACACTTTCTCCGATTTTAATTGCCAATGTCCTTTCAGCCCGTACTAATTTAGCCACAATTTATGTGCCGCGTGCATTTAAAATTGCGCCTAAAGAATCACTCGCTTTATTTCAAAATTACGATAAATTACCAGATGAGCCCCAGGCTTATGTGGATTTTGACTATGCGATTTTCCGCAATTTAACATTTGTCTCTAAAAATCCGATTTATGGTTTAGTACTAAATAGTTTAAAAGGACTCTATACTCGTGTGGGTATGGTATATTTTGCATTGCCTGAAGCTCGAACATTAGCGGTTGACTTCTATGGGAAACTTGCAAAATTAGGGGAAGAACAGCGTTTTAATGAAATTGTAGAATGTATTCGAGAATATGGACGATCCAGTGGTACGATTTATGCCGCATTGCAAGATCAGCTTATTGAAGCGATGATACAACAAGGTTGA
- the accB gene encoding acetyl-CoA carboxylase biotin carboxyl carrier protein subunit — MAMDIRKIKKLIELVEESGIMELEISEGEESVRISRGAAVAPSSVQYTIPAAAPVSTPAPAAPAAPTVAPAPAVSNEVSGHIIRSPMVGTFYRSPSPEAKVFVEVGQTVKVGDALCIVEAMKMMNRIEADKAGVVKAILINDGEAVEFDEPLIVIE, encoded by the coding sequence ATGGCAATGGACATTCGTAAAATTAAAAAATTAATCGAATTAGTTGAAGAATCAGGCATTATGGAGCTTGAAATTTCGGAAGGCGAAGAATCAGTACGTATTAGCCGAGGTGCTGCAGTTGCACCAAGTTCGGTTCAATATACTATTCCAGCGGCAGCACCTGTCTCGACTCCAGCTCCTGCCGCGCCAGCAGCGCCTACGGTAGCACCTGCTCCAGCAGTATCAAATGAAGTATCAGGTCATATTATTCGTTCACCAATGGTAGGGACTTTCTACCGTAGCCCAAGCCCAGAAGCAAAAGTGTTTGTTGAAGTTGGTCAAACAGTAAAAGTGGGTGATGCGTTATGTATCGTTGAAGCAATGAAAATGATGAACCGTATTGAGGCCGATAAAGCGGGTGTGGTTAAAGCTATTTTAATCAACGACGGCGAAGCAGTTGAATTTGACGAACCATTAATCGTTATTGAATAA
- the panF gene encoding sodium/panthothenate symporter, whose amino-acid sequence MNLGIILPLGIYLVFIFGAALYAYIKRSKGDFLTEYYVGNRSMTGFVLAMTTASTYASASSFVGGPGAAYKYGLGWVLLAMIQVPAVWLALGALGKKFALLSRETNALTLNDLLLYRYKNKYLVWIASIALLIAFFAAMMTQFIGGARLLETTIGISYTQALLIFAVTVGIYTFIGGFRAVVLTDTIQGTVMILGTIVLLGGVIYAAGGVESAVTKLTEIDPHLVSPYGPNEMLSFQFMASFWVLVCFGVVGLPHTAVRCMAFKDSRALHRGMLIGTIILTIIMFGMHLAGALGRAVIPELTIPDQVIPTLMLHVLPPLVAGIFLAAPMSAIMSTIDAQLIQSSAIFVKDLYLSAKPEVANNQKRISWFSSIITLIITALLVWAALNPPDMIIWLNLFAFGGLEAAFLWVIVLGIYWDKANAYGAISSMVVGLGTYIFLTQMKSVDLTTLVEPLQYVIQSIKLFSKFHEIVPSLVWGLIAFLIGNKFGANKSQLTSA is encoded by the coding sequence ATGAATTTAGGCATTATTCTTCCTCTTGGTATTTATCTTGTATTTATTTTTGGTGCCGCACTATATGCTTATATAAAACGTTCAAAAGGCGATTTTCTAACGGAATATTATGTGGGCAATCGTTCTATGACAGGTTTTGTGCTGGCTATGACGACTGCTTCGACTTATGCAAGTGCCAGTTCGTTTGTCGGTGGACCTGGAGCTGCTTATAAGTATGGATTAGGTTGGGTATTGCTTGCGATGATTCAAGTCCCTGCAGTATGGCTGGCACTTGGGGCATTAGGTAAGAAATTCGCCTTACTTTCTCGAGAAACCAATGCATTAACGCTTAATGATCTTTTACTTTACCGCTATAAAAATAAATACTTAGTTTGGATTGCGAGTATTGCCTTATTAATCGCTTTTTTTGCTGCTATGATGACGCAGTTTATTGGTGGGGCGCGTCTATTAGAAACGACAATTGGGATTTCTTATACCCAAGCGTTATTGATTTTTGCGGTAACGGTGGGTATTTATACTTTCATTGGTGGTTTCCGCGCAGTCGTGTTAACGGATACTATCCAAGGTACGGTAATGATTTTAGGGACAATAGTTCTGTTAGGTGGCGTGATTTATGCGGCTGGGGGCGTAGAAAGTGCGGTGACAAAACTGACAGAAATTGATCCGCACTTGGTTAGCCCTTACGGACCAAATGAAATGCTGAGTTTCCAATTTATGGCATCGTTTTGGGTTTTAGTGTGCTTTGGGGTTGTTGGTTTGCCGCATACTGCCGTGCGCTGCATGGCGTTTAAAGATAGCCGTGCATTACATCGTGGAATGCTTATTGGTACGATCATTTTAACTATTATTATGTTTGGTATGCATTTAGCTGGTGCACTAGGGCGAGCGGTGATACCTGAATTAACGATTCCTGATCAAGTTATCCCAACTTTAATGTTGCACGTACTTCCCCCGTTAGTGGCAGGGATTTTCTTAGCCGCACCAATGTCGGCGATTATGTCAACAATTGATGCCCAATTAATTCAATCTTCAGCTATCTTCGTTAAAGATTTATATTTATCTGCCAAACCTGAAGTGGCAAATAACCAAAAGCGTATCAGTTGGTTTTCATCGATTATTACGTTAATTATTACGGCGCTTTTGGTTTGGGCTGCGCTCAATCCGCCGGATATGATTATTTGGTTAAACTTGTTCGCATTTGGTGGACTAGAAGCGGCCTTTTTATGGGTGATTGTATTAGGGATTTATTGGGATAAAGCGAATGCTTATGGTGCTATTAGCTCTATGGTCGTGGGATTGGGGACTTATATTTTCTTAACTCAAATGAAATCTGTGGATTTAACTACGCTGGTTGAACCTCTGCAATATGTAATCCAAAGTATTAAATTATTCAGTAAATTCCACGAAATTGTTCCTTCGTTAGTTTGGGGGCTGATTGCTTTCTTAATCGGCAACAAATTTGGAGCAAATAAAAGTCAGTTAACATCAGCGTAA
- the nhaB gene encoding sodium/proton antiporter, whose protein sequence is MQYIQAFMNNFMGKSPNWYKVTIVAFLLINPIVFWIDPFIAGWLLVAEFIFTLAMALKCYPLQPGGMLALEAVSIGMTSPAHVKAEIMANFEVILLLMFMVAGIYFMKQLLLYAFTKLLLRIHSKITLSLAFCLSAAFLSAFLDALTVIAVIISVGMGFYGVYHKVASGASFEDSTDITSDNKITKNSETLESFRAFLRSLLMHAAVGTALGGVMTMVGEPQNLIIAEQAGWGFKEFFLRMAPVTVPVLICGILTTVLVEKFRLFGYGEKLPRKVWAELAKFDRFQEQKLTKQDRIKLVVQAFVGVWLIIGLAFHLAAVGLIGLTVIILTTTYNGITDEHAIGHAFQESLPFTALLVVFFSVVAVIIDQHLFAPIINLVLGAAENVQLLLFYIFNGVLSAISDNVFVATVYINEAKAALTNGSISPEQFEMIAVAINTGTNLPSVATPNGQAAFLFLLTSAIAPLIRLSYGRMVLMALPYTIVLTFVGLAAVEFILPSATQWLFQTGLIGAPHIPAAIAVGH, encoded by the coding sequence ATGCAGTATATACAAGCGTTTATGAATAATTTTATGGGAAAAAGTCCAAATTGGTATAAAGTTACCATTGTCGCGTTCCTATTAATTAATCCTATTGTATTTTGGATCGACCCTTTTATAGCGGGTTGGCTACTCGTTGCAGAGTTTATTTTTACGCTTGCTATGGCACTAAAATGCTATCCTTTACAACCTGGTGGTATGCTTGCTTTGGAGGCGGTTTCTATCGGTATGACTAGCCCCGCACACGTTAAAGCAGAAATCATGGCAAACTTTGAAGTGATATTACTCTTAATGTTTATGGTGGCGGGTATTTACTTTATGAAGCAATTATTGCTTTATGCGTTCACTAAACTCCTTCTTCGAATTCATTCCAAAATCACCTTATCTCTCGCCTTCTGCTTAAGTGCGGCATTCTTATCTGCATTTTTAGATGCACTCACCGTTATCGCCGTTATTATAAGCGTAGGGATGGGATTCTATGGGGTTTACCATAAAGTTGCATCTGGTGCATCATTTGAAGATTCAACGGATATTACAAGTGATAATAAAATCACGAAGAACTCAGAAACTCTGGAGAGTTTTCGTGCATTCTTACGTAGTTTATTAATGCATGCCGCTGTAGGTACCGCACTGGGTGGCGTAATGACAATGGTAGGTGAACCACAAAACTTAATTATTGCAGAACAAGCAGGTTGGGGATTTAAAGAATTCTTCTTACGTATGGCGCCAGTCACCGTACCCGTATTAATTTGCGGAATTTTAACGACTGTACTTGTAGAAAAATTCCGTCTATTTGGTTATGGTGAGAAATTACCGCGTAAAGTTTGGGCAGAACTGGCAAAATTTGATCGTTTTCAAGAACAAAAACTCACAAAACAAGATCGGATAAAATTAGTTGTACAAGCATTTGTTGGCGTTTGGTTAATTATTGGTTTAGCATTCCATTTAGCCGCAGTAGGCTTAATTGGTTTAACTGTCATTATATTAACAACAACTTATAACGGTATTACCGATGAACATGCAATTGGGCATGCATTCCAAGAATCACTACCATTTACTGCATTATTAGTTGTTTTTTTCTCAGTAGTTGCAGTTATCATCGATCAACATTTATTCGCACCAATTATTAACTTAGTTTTAGGTGCTGCTGAAAATGTCCAACTTCTTCTATTTTACATATTTAATGGTGTACTCTCTGCAATATCAGATAATGTATTTGTCGCAACCGTATATATTAACGAAGCAAAAGCGGCTTTAACGAATGGCTCGATTTCACCAGAGCAATTTGAGATGATCGCAGTCGCGATTAACACAGGTACTAACTTGCCATCAGTAGCAACACCAAATGGACAAGCAGCATTCTTATTCTTATTAACGTCTGCTATTGCGCCACTTATTCGCTTATCTTATGGGCGAATGGTATTAATGGCTTTACCATATACTATTGTTCTCACCTTTGTTGGTTTAGCCGCCGTAGAATTTATTCTGCCAAGTGCAACCCAATGGTTATTCCAGACTGGCTTGATTGGCGCTCCACATATTCCCGCCGCAATTGCAGTAGGTCATTAA
- the folB gene encoding dihydroneopterin aldolase: MQDRIFIESLTVYAQIGVYDWEQQIKQKLVFDLEMAWDSRKAAETDDVAYCLNYAEVSEFIINYVQNKPFLLIERVANEVAEQLQSRFSISWLRLKLSKPEAVAQAKNVGIIIERGKL, encoded by the coding sequence ATGCAAGATCGTATTTTTATTGAATCTTTAACAGTGTATGCACAAATTGGTGTGTATGACTGGGAACAACAAATCAAGCAAAAACTTGTTTTTGATCTTGAAATGGCTTGGGATAGCCGAAAAGCGGCTGAAACAGATGATGTTGCTTATTGTTTAAATTATGCAGAAGTCAGCGAATTTATTATTAACTACGTGCAAAACAAGCCTTTTTTGCTTATTGAACGGGTAGCAAACGAAGTGGCAGAGCAATTGCAAAGCCGCTTTAGTATTTCATGGCTGCGTTTAAAATTAAGTAAACCTGAAGCTGTTGCGCAAGCAAAAAATGTGGGCATCATTATTGAACGCGGAAAATTGTAA
- the plsY gene encoding putative glycerol-3-phosphate acyltransferase PlsY, which yields MSLFALCYMFVAYLLGSISSAILICRMAGLPDPRENGSGNPGATNVLRIGGRWVALGVFIFDVLKGMLPVWIGYRLGLTQFELGMVALGACLGHIFPIFFKFKGGKGVATAFGSIAPIAWGVAGSMFGTWLLVFLVSGYSSLSAVIAALLTPLYVWYFRPEFTFPVALVCCLLVYRHHSNIQRLWRGQEDKFLWRKKS from the coding sequence ATGAGCCTATTTGCGCTTTGTTATATGTTTGTCGCTTATTTGCTTGGTTCCATTTCGAGTGCGATTTTAATTTGTCGAATGGCTGGATTACCTGATCCCCGTGAAAATGGTTCAGGTAATCCTGGCGCAACTAATGTTTTACGTATTGGTGGACGTTGGGTTGCCTTGGGTGTATTTATATTTGATGTATTAAAAGGGATGTTACCCGTTTGGATTGGGTATCGTTTAGGCTTAACCCAATTTGAACTGGGTATGGTTGCATTAGGCGCCTGCCTTGGGCATATTTTCCCTATTTTCTTCAAATTTAAAGGTGGTAAAGGCGTCGCTACGGCTTTTGGTTCTATTGCACCTATTGCTTGGGGCGTAGCCGGCTCTATGTTTGGCACTTGGCTATTGGTTTTCTTGGTGAGTGGTTATTCTTCACTAAGCGCCGTCATTGCGGCTTTACTGACACCACTTTATGTTTGGTATTTTCGTCCTGAATTTACATTTCCCGTAGCGTTGGTCTGCTGTTTGCTCGTTTATCGCCATCATAGCAATATACAACGCTTGTGGCGTGGACAAGAAGATAAATTTTTATGGCGTAAAAAGTCTTAA
- a CDS encoding Predicted membrane protein, whose protein sequence is MTLKQRYKQAAREARWALGLTVLYMLGWIACAYLPDGSTGPLGFPLWFELSCIYLPVLFIVVAYWVVQIVYQDIDLETEILSKSDRTLSEHNAQELTK, encoded by the coding sequence ATGACATTAAAACAACGTTATAAACAAGCTGCCCGTGAGGCTCGTTGGGCTTTGGGTTTAACCGTGTTGTATATGTTAGGGTGGATTGCGTGTGCTTATTTACCTGACGGCAGCACAGGGCCACTAGGCTTTCCATTATGGTTTGAGTTATCGTGTATTTATTTACCTGTACTCTTTATTGTCGTGGCATACTGGGTAGTTCAGATTGTTTATCAAGATATTGATTTAGAAACTGAAATTTTATCAAAATCTGACCGCACTTTATCCGAACATAATGCGCAGGAGCTCACTAAATGA
- the aroQ gene encoding 3-dehydroquinate dehydratase, producing the protein MSSPRILLLNGPNLNMLGSREPKHYGSLSLVAIETNLRALAEKCGANLECFQANSEEKLINKIHESFQQIDFIIINPAAYTHTSVALRDALLAVAIPFVEVHLSNIHKREPFRHHSYFTDVAEGMICGLGAKGYEYAFQFAMEYLAKHA; encoded by the coding sequence ATGTCATCTCCACGAATTTTGCTGTTAAATGGTCCTAATTTAAATATGTTGGGATCTCGTGAGCCTAAACATTACGGTTCGCTCTCGCTTGTTGCAATTGAAACTAATTTACGAGCGCTTGCAGAAAAGTGCGGTGCAAACTTGGAATGTTTTCAAGCCAATAGCGAAGAAAAGTTGATTAATAAAATCCATGAAAGTTTTCAACAGATAGACTTTATTATTATTAATCCTGCTGCTTATACTCACACAAGTGTCGCCTTGCGCGATGCGTTACTTGCTGTAGCAATTCCTTTTGTAGAAGTGCATTTGTCAAATATTCATAAACGTGAACCATTTCGTCATCATTCCTATTTTACTGACGTGGCTGAAGGAATGATTTGTGGTTTAGGTGCGAAAGGCTATGAGTATGCTTTCCAGTTTGCAATGGAATATTTAGCAAAACACGCATAA
- the tqsA gene encoding membrane protein yields the protein MNKEKSLVPYFLGAASLVVILAGVKLSVEVIVPFLLSLFIAIICSPLIKFMTNYRIPHWLAISLLFTLIVLIFFSLISLINSTVQEFTLSIPQYKLLMAERLNDVKALAEKFNLPFNIDATKIPKQLDPSVIMNFVSGLLVNFSNVVSNAFVLILVVIFMLLEAPTAKRKFAIAFSKNDSEENVSERYLDRVLQGVIGYLAVKTTVSLLTGVLVWILLEMANVQYAVLWATLSFLFNYIPNIGSILAAFPIIVQSLLLNGFSVGFVVTVGVIAINMVIGNVLEPKMMGKKLGLSTLVVFLSLLFWGWLLGTVGMLLSVPLTMALKIALESSPKTTRYAILLGDLVEEKR from the coding sequence ATGAATAAAGAAAAATCTTTGGTTCCTTATTTTTTAGGGGCCGCAAGTCTCGTGGTGATTTTAGCAGGTGTAAAATTATCTGTCGAAGTCATTGTGCCATTTTTGCTTTCATTGTTTATTGCGATTATTTGTTCGCCGCTCATTAAGTTTATGACCAATTACCGGATACCGCATTGGTTGGCGATTTCACTCTTGTTTACGTTAATTGTGTTGATCTTTTTCTCCTTGATTAGCTTAATTAATAGTACAGTGCAAGAATTCACGCTCTCTATACCACAATATAAGCTATTGATGGCAGAGCGTTTAAATGATGTTAAAGCGTTAGCAGAGAAATTTAATCTTCCTTTTAACATTGATGCGACGAAAATTCCTAAGCAACTTGATCCAAGTGTGATTATGAATTTTGTAAGTGGGTTATTGGTGAATTTCTCCAATGTGGTATCCAATGCGTTTGTGCTGATTTTAGTTGTGATTTTTATGCTATTAGAAGCACCAACTGCAAAGCGTAAATTTGCTATTGCATTTTCAAAAAATGATAGTGAAGAAAATGTGTCTGAACGTTATTTAGATCGCGTGTTACAAGGTGTAATCGGTTATCTTGCAGTAAAAACAACAGTCAGTTTGTTGACAGGCGTGCTTGTTTGGATTTTGTTGGAAATGGCAAATGTGCAATACGCGGTACTTTGGGCAACATTAAGTTTTCTGTTTAACTATATTCCAAATATTGGTTCTATTTTGGCAGCATTTCCTATTATTGTGCAGTCATTATTGCTCAATGGTTTTTCTGTCGGATTTGTGGTAACAGTTGGAGTAATTGCGATTAATATGGTTATTGGTAATGTATTAGAACCCAAAATGATGGGGAAGAAATTAGGGCTTTCTACTTTAGTTGTTTTTCTTTCGCTTTTATTTTGGGGCTGGCTACTGGGTACGGTTGGGATGTTGCTCTCAGTACCATTGACGATGGCACTAAAAATTGCTTTAGAATCAAGCCCGAAAACAACACGTTATGCCATATTGCTTGGGGATTTAGTTGAAGAAAAGCGATAA